Part of the Musa acuminata AAA Group cultivar baxijiao chromosome BXJ2-7, Cavendish_Baxijiao_AAA, whole genome shotgun sequence genome is shown below.
GTATCTGCTCCTTGGTATATACATGATATGATACTTCACCGCAGTTTTCGTTCTGAACACAAGACACGATCAGCATGCAAGCTTCTCGGCTCATCATGAGAGGGAAAGGAAGTAAAAGAACCTGAGTTAGAAGACAACTTATATGTACCTTCCGAGGCGTCGGCTCTTCATACTCGGACGTAATGAGCAGAGCGCTCACTCCCACGAGAAGTAATTCCGTCCCCAACACTCTCTTCTTCGATAGGTACCGATCGAGTATCTGAAACGTGAGATACAAAGTCTCGGGCAGTAGTCCATAGTTGTGGTGCACTTCAATCAGCCTATCAGCCACGATAGATCTCTTTTTCTCATTGATATCAACTTGGAAGTCCATATACTCACAAGGCCTTCCTTCTTCCTGTGCATACAGAATCGATAAATCTCTATCGGCAGCCAAGATCGGTGGCATAATTGAGCCTGATAGAAGTTTAGATGGAGGAACTACGTGCCTCGGCATCTCTGAATGAATGTACTTGACAGTATACTGTAACGCACCAAATATTGTCAAGAACATTCACCTTGGATATCGTCAGAGCAGGAGGACTCCACTGGTCCTTTAGTGCAATAAAAGAAATTAATGAACTGGGAAATTAGAAGCATGATCAAGTACATTCACCTTGGATGTTGTCGGACTCCACTGCTCCTTTAGGATGTCAAGGCAGATGCTTCCGTTACTGTCTATCCTCTGTTCTCtaattattttcttataattCTCTTTTTTTTCCCTACACGTGTCTTCTTGTTGATGAATACAAATAAGTATTAAAATTGAAacatgaaagaaaacaaaaatgatGTACGAAGATTACACATGCATTCacctcaatttcgatgtgtatcGTTCGTATCGGACAGTATATATCGATCCGAGAGGGTATTAGTACGTGGACCGTCCTTTACCGAGTAGTATCGATAGGAGTATCGACCGATACCACCTTGGATTTCTATCGTTACTAAGGCATATCGATCGGTATGTTCTGACGTAGTAGGTCAAAGTATTTTTAAAGTTTTAGGATATATCATCGATGCGTCCTAGTGACGGTATATACCAGTACATAATGTATTGAGCTTTACTCGATACACCGATATGGACCGgtattcaaaaccatacattttagTACCATACTTGATTAATTTACCAACACAATGGGACAAGTATAAACTCTCAAAATTTGGACAAACTTACCTTAATTAGTGAAATTGAATGGTTGAGATGGTGTATATGTGAATAATTTGAGTTGATTATTATTAACAATTTGAATTAACATTTGAGTGACAAATGGTTGAATCCAATACGTCTATatcaattaagattttttttaataattgtaGAACGGAAAAGATTTGAAGATTTGCTTTTATTaagttttttatatatattttttttcattgtaTCAAAAATGTAAAAATGTTGAGTCTTGATATCACTTTTATGGTTGGGATGGAGAGAAGACTataaaaactaaaagaaaatatttaaatcaataaataaaaaatatattaaaaaattgatataagATATAATATAGTTCGACGATTATGAAGAATTATTCGTTAGtatataagaaaaataaatacAAGAAATCACTCTTTATTTAACTCAACCTAAAGAACTTTTATCTCAACCTTCttacaaaatcataaaaaaacatTCTCCCTAAGCACCAAATCAGAGTACATAACATATCTTTCTCTATCTTATCCCTCTCACT
Proteins encoded:
- the LOC103991131 gene encoding cyclin-B1-1-like, whose protein sequence is MPRHVVPPSKLLSGSIMPPILAADRDLSILYAQEEGRPCEYMDFQVDINEKKRSIVADRLIEVHHNYGLLPETLYLTFQILDRYLSKKRVLGTELLLVGVSALLITSEYEEPTPRKVHISCLLTQVLLLPFPLMMSREACMLIVSCVQNENCGEVSYHVYTKEQILAKEKAIVKALGWNLSVPTQYVFLVRFRESSHVR